The Carassius carassius chromosome 9, fCarCar2.1, whole genome shotgun sequence genome includes a region encoding these proteins:
- the LOC132149135 gene encoding serine/threonine-protein phosphatase alpha-2 isoform-like produces MAEPDKLNIDSIIQRLLEVKGSRPGKNVQLTESEIRGLCLKSREIFLSQPILLELEAPLKICGDVHGQYYDLLRLFEYGGFPPESNYLFLGDYVDRGKQSLETICLLLAYKVKYPENFFLLRGNHECASINRIYGFYDECKRRYNIKLWKTFTDCFNCLPVAAIVDEKIFCCHGGLSPDLQSMEQVRRVMRPTDVPDQGLLCDLLWADPDKDVLGWGENDRGVSFTFGADVVAKFLHKHDMDLICRAHQVVEDGYEFFAKRQLVTLFSAPNYCGEFDNAGAMMSVDETLMCSFQILKPADKKLYYGGGGGMGSGRPVTPPRNSAKGGKAKK; encoded by the exons TTAAAGGATCCAGGCCAGGCAAGAACGTACAGCTGACAGAGAGTGAAATCCGTGGCCTCTGTCTCAAATCTCGGGAAATTTTCCTCAGCCAGCCAATTCTACTGGAGCTGGAAGCACCACTTAAGATCTGCg gTGATGTTCATGGTCAGTATTATGACCTTCTTCGTCTCTTTGAGTATGGCGGATTTCCTCCTGAGAGTAACTACTTGTTCCTGGGAGACTATGTGGACAGAGGGAAACAGTCTCTAGAGACCATCTGCCTCCTGTTGGCCTACAAAGTGAAATATCCTGAAAACTTCTTCCTGCTGCGTGGCAACCATGAATGCGCCTCTATTAACCGTATATATGGCTTCTATGATGAGT GTAAGCGACGGTATAACATTAAGCTGTGGAAGACTTTCACAGACTGTTTCAACTGTTTACCTGTGGCTGCCATTGTAGACGAGAAGATCTTCTGTTGCCATGGAG GCCTCTCTCCAGACTTGCAGTCAATGGAGCAGGTGCGGCGTGTCATGCGGCCCACGGATGTACCTGACCAGGGGCTGCTGTGTGACCTGCTGTGGGCCGACCCCGACAAAGACGTGCTGGGTTGGGGAGAGAATGACCGTGGTGTGTCCTTCACCTTTGGTGCAGACGTGGTGGCCAAATTCCTTCACAAACATGACATGGACCTAATATGCAGGGCACATCAG GTGGTGGAGGATGGTTATGAGTTTTTCGCAAAGAGACAGTTAGTCACCCTGTTCTCCGCTCCTAACTACTGTGGCGAGTTTGATAACGCCGGGGCCATGATGAGTGTGGATGAGACACTCATGTGTTCCTTCCAG ATCCTTAAGCCAGCCGATAAGAAGCTATACTATGGTGGAGGAGGTGGAATGGGCTCAGGACGTCCAGTCACCCCACCGCGAAATTCAGCCAAGGGTGGAAAAGCCAAGAAATAA